The genomic interval TTGAATTGTGTTGCTCATAAAAAATACGATTTAATCATTAGTAATCCACCCATCCATAAAGGCAAGGAGGAAGATTTTTCTGTATTGGTAGATCTCATTCAAAAAAGCACCAAGCTTTTGCAGGCTAATGGTGCTTTGTTATTTGTGGTGCAAGCTACTGTACCAGTGAAAAGGCGGCTGTTTGAATACTTTTCACGAGTGGAGCTAGTAAAACATAATTCCCAGTATGCTATTTGGCAGTGTGCACAAAACTAAGAGTTACTAACGTGAGCTACGTCGTACAGCTCTATTACCAGCCGCAACAATCTTTGTAATATGGACACCGCTACCTGTTGTTTGCATAAATACATCATGCTGACCCACTCTGGCCATTGTATCTCCTACGGCATGTCTGATTTTTGAACTGGTGCCATGGGCTCTAGCAGTTCCACCATGACCTTTTAATTCCAAGGCTCGCATAATACCTGCGCGCAACTGCCTTTGTACATCAAGTGGTATTTTATCTTTAGCTAAGGCTATATTGATAGCTTCAGCATTCTCTATTACTGCATCCCAACCTGCTGGTAAGTCACTGGATTTAGCTAAGTATGCATCGATTCTTGCCATAAAAAGAAATTAATTAAAGGTTAAATAGCAAAATAACATCTTTCACTGACCAGGTCAATGCTGTGCTAAGCTGTGCTCATTAAGAAATAAAACGTGTTGAGAAAAATAAAATTTTGGCTTAATTTTAAAATTAAAGAATGTATCTTTAGCGTATGTCCGTTGCCAAAATCTTATATTCAAAACGGTGTACCATATTTTGCTCAATGGGAGTCAAAAGAGCTAGCGGACGACATCCTAAAGAAAAGAATTTTGGCGGTCAATGATCCTAAATGGTTGGCATCAGGTGCTGAAAGTCCAGAGGAGTATGCTTTGTGGAGTTGGAATGCCTGTGGTATGGCCTGTCTTAAAATGGTCTTAGCCTATTACAAAAAAGTTACCATACCATTAGTAACTTTATGTAAGCAATGCGTTAAATATGGTGGCTATACTTTTCCTTTAGAAACATCTCCAGGACTGTATTATGGTCCTTTTGTAAATTTTGTTAGACAAACATATGGATTACAGGCAAAAGTAATCTATCCGATGATCCTGAAGGAAATAGTACAAGCTCTAGCAAAACAAAAGTTAGTTATTGCCTCCGTGGCTCCTGAGATTAGGAATCCCTCAGCTATTTCTACCAA from Candidatus Abawacabacteria bacterium carries:
- a CDS encoding C39 family peptidase, which gives rise to MPKSYIQNGVPYFAQWESKELADDILKKRILAVNDPKWLASGAESPEEYALWSWNACGMACLKMVLAYYKKVTIPLVTLCKQCVKYGGYTFPLETSPGLYYGPFVNFVRQTYGLQAKVIYPMILKEIVQALAKQKLVIASVAPEIRNPSAISTKRGGHLVLIVGFDAQQKIIYLHNPSGNTPESQEYAQISFNDFKKFFANKGIIIH